The DNA region TGCGTATCCTTCACGCTCCATGCCGAGACCCATCTCGGTACCCATGGTCTCGGTTTCGACAAGAGCAGGATCGGTAGCAGGTGCCATCGAGCCGGTGGTGCCGGCAGCGGGGGCAGGAGCCACGACCACAGCATTGGGGTCATTGGCGCCAATGGTCTCGGAGTCGGTCAGCAAGTTCTCATCGGCTGCCGGGTCCATTGCGCCACCGATGCCTTCAGCGCCTATTGCGTTGTCGTCGCGGGTGATGAAGTCAGGTGCCTGCTCAAGTTCTTCAGCAGTGGTCTCGACCACCCAACGCTCGGTATTGTCTTCAGCGACGACGAACTGCAGCTGATCGAACGGAACCGAAACGGATTTCTCGCCGATGCCGAGGAAGCCACCCACACCCACGATCACGGCCTGAATCTGGCCCTGCTCGTTGAAGACCATGTCGGTGATATTGCCGATTTCATCGGCATCATCCATGGCGGACGAATAGACTGGCATATCCATGAGTTCGGTGGCGAGATTGTCGGTGTCCGCCATCGTATAGCCCTGGTTCATTTCCCAGGGTTCCATGGCCATGCCGGTGGTCGCAATGGCGTTGGTATCGGCAGGCTCGGCTTCGACGGTCTCGACTTCAACAGTCTCGACCTCGACAGCCTCAACTTCAGCGCCAGGGGCCATTTCATTGGCCGGAGCCAGTTCGGTTACCACAGCATCCTGTGCGACGGCGCCAGCCGTCATCAACATTGCGACAGCCGTACTAGTCAGCAGAGTGCGGATCATTTAACGCTCCAAGGGTTCATTGTCGTGATGGACGGGCCACGTGGCGGTAAACTTGCCGGTTGAACGCTGCGTGGCCCTTGATGCTTCCGACAACGCCCCATCATCGTTCTTGTTCCCAATTCCGTGAGCATCAACGTCACCTGAATTGAAAAGACCGGCTCTCGTGAAACGAGGCCGGCCTTCTCCGCCTCCCTGGCGGTCTTTGGTTGGGAGCAGCGCCGGTCGCGTAGCGCAGCACTTCCCGCCTCCCAAAGTTATGGGCAAGCATCAGGGCAGGGAAGCACCTGCCTTGCGACAGCGTTAATCCCTTATGAACTGGTTAACACGGCAGCGCCGCGAGATCATAGGTGCGCATCGCCAGATGTGGCATGCCGCCGTCCTGAAACTCTTCGCCAAAGGCCACAAACCCCAGCTTTTCATACATGCCGATCTTGTCAGTCTGGGCGGTGAGATAGAACCGGTTCTGGCCCTGGGCACGACCATGCTCCATTGCTGCCAGCATCATCAGCCGCGCTATGCCGCGGCCGCGGAAGAGTGACCGCACGGCAACCCGGCCGATCTTGAGGTGCTCGGGCTTGTCGATCATGCGCAGCGTGCCC from Devosia sp. RR2S18 includes:
- a CDS encoding PRC-barrel domain-containing protein, yielding MIRTLLTSTAVAMLMTAGAVAQDAVVTELAPANEMAPGAEVEAVEVETVEVETVEAEPADTNAIATTGMAMEPWEMNQGYTMADTDNLATELMDMPVYSSAMDDADEIGNITDMVFNEQGQIQAVIVGVGGFLGIGEKSVSVPFDQLQFVVAEDNTERWVVETTAEELEQAPDFITRDDNAIGAEGIGGAMDPAADENLLTDSETIGANDPNAVVVAPAPAAGTTGSMAPATDPALVETETMGTEMGLGMEREGYAAVEVDALTADNLTGATVVGPTGEDIAEVGDILLSQDGRVEAMLIDFGGFLGIGQKRVAVGMENLQFAANEGGDLLVYTDFTQEQLEAQPEFDEELYRQDPNSMLVTDM
- a CDS encoding GNAT family N-acetyltransferase; the encoded protein is MTQPTILVAPPFSTLCNAAFALRREVFVWEQKVPEEEEHDADDMTATHFVAVLEGEVVGTLRMIDKPEHLKIGRVAVRSLFRGRGIARLMMLAAMEHGRAQGQNRFYLTAQTDKIGMYEKLGFVAFGEEFQDGGMPHLAMRTYDLAALPC